The window CAAGTTTCTCAATAATGTTGTCCATGAGTGAGAGGTAATCCTGCGCCTTTTCCTCTCCACCCACGGAGTTGGCAACCATGACGACTTTTGCTTCTGTTTTTTCCGATACAAGATCCGGTGCTCTGAGACTGTAATATGGCTCCATCAGTATGATCTTGATCCCTTCCGCCTTCATCTTATTGATAACTTCCAGCACATGACCCGGGCTGGGAGGGATTCCTGGTTTTGGCTCAAGCTCATCGGCCACAATGATGCCGAATCTGTTTGCTAAGTACGACCAGCTTCGATGATAGGTGACAATCTTCCATCCCCGGTAAGGATTCATCTTTCCCATCCATCCTCCCAGACGAATCTTTCCAGCCTCCGCTGGAGTGTTCCCTTCCATCTCTATTTTTCTATTATGCTCTTCAATAAAAAAGTCCAGCTCTCCGGAAAGATGCATGAGCCAGGCCCTCTCCCCGCCTAAGATGGCCACAATTTCAGGACCAAAAGTGGCCTCATCAAGCTTTCTTAAAAACTCGGATAGATTTTTATCGAAATACTCCGAATTTTCCGGTGACAGCATCATCAGGCGCCTGTGGACATTCTTTGCCATGATTCTGACATTGTAGGGATCGAGCCAGATGTGTGGATTGCCATAGGGATGAATATCCCCCATTGAACGATCAACCTTCTGAGTCGTTGGAACTTCCAGCAGAAGAACTCCTTCCGAGACATCGAGATGCCCGGGAGTTCCAAAGCGAATGTTCCTGTTTCTTGAACCATCTATGATGAGTTGCTCATAGCCGATTTCCAGTTCCAGACCAATACGAATCCAGAGATCCGCTTTCTTCGCCATCATCATGTAGCTTGGCTTGGCTTCAACAAAGTGGGGATCCTGATAGCCCGTAGCAATACTCTTCACATTTCCCATTTCTCCGGCAATGGCTTCTGCAATGCTATCCAGGTCAGGAGTTGTTGTCACAATGTTCATTTTTCCGGGATTCCTATGCTCGTGATGTTTCAGGTTATGAGGTTGAGAATCTTCTGATGGAGCAGCTTCAAGCGGATGAGAAGGGCAACATGGCAAGAGAATAGCAATGATTGATGTTATTCCAATGAGAAGACATGCAAGATTATTTCTAACTTTCATCTCAGTTACCTCCCATTAATATTCGTGCGCCCTGTGCGGGCCGATTCCGATATTTAGTTGTAAGAAGAATTGATGTTCTCCATCCTTTTCCTTAATGTCTGAGCTTAGCACCGCATATCCAGCACGCCAGAAGCAGTACTCGCTCTGAGCGAAGGTGATATAGCCTGAATATTCCTTCTCCCTTAAATCGGAGTGATTCGCGAAGGCAGAAGAATCCATCCTCACTCCCGCAGACCATCTTCTGGCAAACTGATAGGTCCAGGCCATGAAGGCGCCCCAGGAATCCGCACGCTCCGAGTCCGGAAGCCCTTTCTGACAGAAGAGAACCTCAGTCTGCCAGAGAAAGGACTTGTAGAGCCCTTCTCTGAGGGGACGCCATTTGAAGGTGACATCCAACCCCTCGAGGGTGGTTCTCTGTTTTCCCTCCCCGCCGTTTGGTGCCGTCATGCCACTCAAGCCAACCTCGATGGAAGCGTTTTCCGAAATATCCCAGTAGTTTTTTAAATGCAAAAGATGAACAAAATCGTCGGCATGACGACCGGCAAATAGAACTTCCTGATCATTGTTAAAAACTTCATAATTGAGCTCCATGTAATGAACCCATGGATTGGGAATCATCCAGCTCACAGATAGACCTTCCCCAGCGAATCCCTCCTCTCCAAAATAGTTTCTTAAAGCGAGGGGATATTCCACCCAGACGACATTGTGGAGATGCTGTGTGTTGACATTCCCGAAGGCGATTCGAAATTTACCGGCTTTTGCCTGAAGATTAAAGGGGAGCGTGAGGAAGGTGAAATAAGCTTCCTCAACGTGCAATTGGTAATGGCTGTGTTGCTCCCCTTCTCCATCGGCTTCATGGTCATGGATATGAACATCCTCTGGAATCTCCTTATGAATTCCAAGAAAGATATCCGCTCTGGCATAGGGATCCACATAAGCTGTAAACCCCAATTCAATCTCTCGGAGGAGAAATTCCTCATCAAATCCCCTCTCTTTGTTGGAATAATGTCCCAGGAAGTCGCCGATAACGCTGATGTCAGGATTCCAGACTTGAAAATACCTGCCAGTTGGTGAGATAGGCCTCTGCGACTCCTCATCTATAGCCCAGCAGGGCATCGCGAAGAACATAATAGAAATGGCATAAATAACAAGGATCATCTGTTTCATCTTTAATCCCCCTTTTCTGAATCATCTTGATCACAATTATTATGGAGGGTGATCTTCACGCTCACGCAAAGCTATTCTTTCATTTTACGAGAAATGAAGAAATCCTTTCGTGGCGCTAATGGATATGTTTAGCTCTGGATATCATCGATGGGCGGGGCTCGGATAGATGAAATATCCTTAACATAGAATTTGAATTGTTGCTCCTGATCGGTTTGAAACCATTCGGGCAACTGGAAAGATACGGGAGGGTTCGCCGAATTAGTAAGGATTAGATTCTTAGTCAGGGAACAGATGGAACAGGTTCTCTCATCGTGAATGGGAGCAGGGCGATTCTGCAGGAGATGTCTCTGCTGATTATTTTCATGAGCTCTGCTCTGCGCGAAAACAATAGCACACAGGTCTTCTTGAGAGGAGTTTCCAAAAAATCGGGAAGAGCTTTTCAGCTCCCATGAATGAATCGGAAAGGAAAGCCACAACCAGAGATAAAGAAAGGCAACAGGAAATGATAAGATCCTCTGAAGCCCTCTCTTCCATTCCTTCATGACTCTCCCTCAACTGAACTGATGCAAGTTTTAATATTATACTATGAATATGAACTCTGGCAAATGATTCAAGAGATTGATATTGACGCTCTTGCACTGCGGGCAATCTCCAGGCCTGGGCACGAAACCCTCATTTAATTATGAGCATATAGTTTCCATAGCTAAAGATGTTGCGCCTTCTGAACGGAATCATCAGGACACGTCCTGAGGTCATGACTTCGATCCGCTGCGGGAGATAGACCCCTTCCGATACAGGCATGCTCGAAAAATGGATCTGAAGATCATAGATCTCTGCCAGCGAGAAGAGAATCGGTATAGGTCTGACCATCCTGACTCTGGCCCGATAGAGATGATATCCGTCCACAGTAATCCAGAGAGTTCCAGCCATAGCTTGAATGAATCTGCCTCTCAGAGACCATCCCTTTCTCGTTTCATCGGGATGGAAATTGATCCTGTGACAGAGCAGGTCATCCACTGTTTCCTGACCATCATACTGATAGGAGGAACGGTGCATCAGATCTCTCAGAGAATAGCCGCCCGTCTCCTCGTCTTCTTCGCTTCCGCTTACGAGTGTCCTGTAATGCCTGTTGAACCTTGCAAGCCGTTGATGACGGGTAATCTCCTCCGACGTCGGAGATCTGTCATTCAGACGGATCAGCATCTCATCGAACCCATCGTGTCCAGGAGTTATCAGAAATTCCATCTCCTCCCTCTTCAGAACTTTTCCTGAACCATCCAGTTCCTCTCGCTCCACACGTCTCTTGAATCGATAATATCGCCAGGCAGCGATATCCGTCTCCTGAACCTGTTGCGCTTCTTCCAGAATGAGTTCGATACTCGATGGGATTGTCTCCGCTCTCTCAGCATTCGAAAGCGTGAAATAAGTAAGCA is drawn from Acidobacteriota bacterium and contains these coding sequences:
- a CDS encoding metal ABC transporter substrate-binding protein yields the protein MKVRNNLACLLIGITSIIAILLPCCPSHPLEAAPSEDSQPHNLKHHEHRNPGKMNIVTTTPDLDSIAEAIAGEMGNVKSIATGYQDPHFVEAKPSYMMMAKKADLWIRIGLELEIGYEQLIIDGSRNRNIRFGTPGHLDVSEGVLLLEVPTTQKVDRSMGDIHPYGNPHIWLDPYNVRIMAKNVHRRLMMLSPENSEYFDKNLSEFLRKLDEATFGPEIVAILGGERAWLMHLSGELDFFIEEHNRKIEMEGNTPAEAGKIRLGGWMGKMNPYRGWKIVTYHRSWSYLANRFGIIVADELEPKPGIPPSPGHVLEVINKMKAEGIKIILMEPYYSLRAPDLVSEKTEAKVVMVANSVGGEEKAQDYLSLMDNIIEKLVHAFESQP